In one Flavobacteriales bacterium genomic region, the following are encoded:
- the pdhA gene encoding pyruvate dehydrogenase (acetyl-transferring) E1 component subunit alpha, which yields MTTKTATPGHARGAKAKTAPPASAAPGKETHLRWFKDMILMRRFEEKCGQLYTMQKFGGFCHLYIGQEAVLAGMVTAIRPTDRIITGYRDHCHPLVLGASAKNVMAELYGKTTGTSKGKGGSMHYFDKARNLFGGHGIVGGQIGLGAGIAFADKYRGEDHATLCMMGDGAVRQGLLHETFNMAMTWKLPVIFIIENNNYAMGTSVERTSNVHDLSKLGLSYEMPAEGVNGMRCADVHDAIERACAHVRAGNGPMLLDIKTYRYKGHSMSDPQKYRTKEEVEDYKKQDPIEQVRATLLEKKWASENELEAMDEAAKQEVEEAVKFAEESPVPAESELYTDVYHQADYPFLKD from the coding sequence ATGACCACGAAGACCGCGACCCCCGGCCACGCCCGCGGAGCCAAGGCCAAGACCGCCCCCCCCGCCTCGGCGGCACCTGGAAAGGAGACCCATCTGCGCTGGTTCAAGGACATGATCCTCATGCGCCGCTTCGAGGAGAAGTGCGGGCAGCTCTACACCATGCAGAAGTTCGGCGGCTTCTGCCACCTTTACATCGGCCAGGAGGCCGTGCTCGCGGGCATGGTCACCGCCATCCGCCCCACCGACCGCATCATCACCGGCTACCGCGACCACTGCCACCCCTTGGTGCTGGGCGCCTCGGCCAAGAACGTGATGGCCGAGCTCTACGGGAAGACCACCGGCACCAGCAAGGGCAAGGGCGGCAGCATGCACTACTTCGACAAGGCGCGCAACCTGTTCGGCGGCCACGGCATCGTGGGCGGGCAGATCGGCCTGGGGGCGGGCATCGCCTTCGCCGACAAGTACCGCGGGGAGGACCATGCGACCCTCTGCATGATGGGCGATGGCGCCGTACGCCAGGGCCTGCTGCACGAGACCTTCAACATGGCGATGACCTGGAAGCTGCCGGTCATCTTCATCATCGAGAACAACAACTACGCGATGGGCACCAGCGTGGAGCGCACCAGCAACGTGCACGACCTGAGCAAGCTGGGCCTGAGCTACGAGATGCCCGCAGAGGGCGTCAACGGCATGCGCTGCGCCGACGTGCACGATGCCATCGAGCGGGCCTGCGCCCACGTGCGCGCCGGCAACGGCCCCATGCTGCTCGACATCAAGACCTACCGCTACAAGGGGCACAGCATGAGCGACCCCCAGAAGTACCGCACCAAGGAGGAAGTGGAGGATTACAAGAAGCAGGATCCCATCGAGCAGGTGAGGGCCACCCTGCTGGAGAAGAAGTGGGCCTCCGAGAATGAGCTGGAGGCCATGGACGAAGCCGCCAAGCAGGAGGTGGAGGAGGCCGTGAAGTTCGCCGAGGAGAGCCCGGTACCCGCCGAGAGCGAGCTCTACACGGACGTCTACCACCAGGCCGACTACCCCTTCCTGAAGGACTAG
- a CDS encoding cytidine deaminase: protein MAERHQHTFTYRRMRREQLPAADAGLLQRAQEAAARAYAPYSAFRVGAALRLADGTVLEGSNQENASFPAGTCAERSVLHYAMAQQPGARVEAIAVVVPQVAGDDPVSPCGICRQALLEQESRQRAPVRVLLGTASGWVIELERASDLLPLQFDGSFLKP from the coding sequence ATGGCCGAGCGCCACCAGCACACCTTCACCTACCGGCGGATGCGCCGCGAGCAGCTCCCTGCCGCCGATGCCGGCCTGTTGCAGCGGGCGCAGGAGGCTGCGGCGCGGGCCTACGCGCCGTATTCGGCGTTCCGCGTGGGCGCTGCGCTCCGCCTTGCAGACGGCACCGTGCTGGAAGGGAGCAACCAGGAGAACGCATCCTTCCCCGCGGGCACCTGCGCGGAGCGCTCGGTGCTGCACTACGCCATGGCCCAGCAGCCCGGCGCGCGGGTGGAGGCCATCGCCGTGGTGGTGCCGCAGGTGGCCGGCGACGACCCGGTATCGCCCTGCGGCATCTGCCGGCAGGCGCTGCTGGAGCAGGAGTCCCGCCAGCGCGCCCCGGTGCGGGTGCTGCTGGGGACCGCCAGCGGCTGGGTGATCGAGCTGGAGAGGGCGTCGGACCTGCTTCCGCTGCAGTTCGATGGCTCCTTCCTGAAGCCCTGA
- a CDS encoding polyphosphate polymerase domain-containing protein, with product MHPNVDTAALIDRFEPITLKEMDSVKLQNRVDTKYVLSERQLPALLQALSAHYRVLEVDGKRGTRYRSLYFDTADLKHYRDHHNKRTFRSKVRFREYLGSGLVYLEVKRKTGTGRTDKARQRVDRIPDALTPEQQRFVQEASHSEAALQPALWNHFTRYTFVAKAGTERLTLDIDLRYSDPHGAGALGGIVVAELKQPRADRQSPFVQQMRRMGIRPSGMSKYCVGMLTLGRRVKHNAFKEVLLKLERIRQAA from the coding sequence TTGCACCCGAACGTGGATACCGCAGCGCTCATCGACCGGTTCGAGCCCATCACCTTGAAGGAGATGGATTCGGTGAAGCTGCAGAACCGCGTGGACACCAAGTATGTCCTCTCCGAGCGACAGCTGCCAGCGCTGCTGCAGGCGCTCTCCGCCCACTACCGCGTGCTGGAGGTCGACGGCAAGCGGGGCACCCGGTACCGCAGCCTCTATTTCGACACGGCCGACCTGAAGCACTACCGCGACCACCACAACAAGCGCACCTTCCGCAGCAAGGTCCGGTTCCGCGAATACCTGGGCAGCGGACTGGTGTACCTGGAGGTGAAGCGCAAGACCGGCACCGGCCGCACCGACAAGGCCCGGCAGCGCGTGGACCGCATCCCGGATGCCCTGACGCCCGAGCAGCAGCGCTTCGTGCAGGAGGCCAGCCACAGCGAAGCAGCGCTCCAACCCGCGCTCTGGAACCACTTCACGCGCTACACCTTCGTGGCCAAGGCGGGCACCGAACGCCTCACCTTGGACATTGACCTGCGCTATTCCGACCCGCACGGAGCGGGCGCACTGGGAGGCATCGTGGTGGCCGAGCTCAAGCAGCCGCGCGCCGACCGCCAGTCGCCCTTCGTGCAGCAGATGCGGCGCATGGGCATCAGGCCCAGCGGCATGAGCAAGTATTGCGTGGGCATGCTCACCCTCGGCCGGCGGGTGAAGCACAACGCCTTCAAGGAGGTGCTGCTGAAGCTGGAGCGCATCCGTCAAGCCGCCTGA
- a CDS encoding DUF4956 domain-containing protein, protein MKSIEILGWKLFHTDFWELLFKFSIDLAVVYILIRLIYYPIHRKKDFLFTYFLFNVLIFFLCGLLNSVKLSTGFAFGLFAIFSILRYRTEQISIKDMTYLLAVIAVAVVNALFGKKVSLLELLFTNVLILTTTYVLEHLWLTRHEAMRQVIYERIDLIKPENRQLLHDDLHQRLGVKVSRVEIGRIDLLRDTVQLRVFYYDDEQGDRSFTELRADDGDD, encoded by the coding sequence ATGAAGAGCATCGAGATCCTGGGCTGGAAGCTGTTCCACACCGACTTCTGGGAACTGCTGTTCAAGTTCTCCATCGACCTGGCGGTGGTGTACATCCTCATCCGGCTCATCTACTACCCCATCCACCGGAAGAAGGACTTCCTCTTCACCTACTTCCTCTTCAACGTCCTCATCTTCTTCCTCTGCGGCCTGCTCAACAGCGTGAAGCTGAGCACCGGCTTCGCCTTCGGGCTCTTCGCCATCTTCAGCATCCTGCGCTACCGCACCGAGCAGATCAGCATCAAGGACATGACCTACCTGCTGGCGGTGATCGCCGTGGCGGTGGTCAACGCCCTCTTCGGCAAGAAGGTGAGCCTGCTCGAGCTCCTCTTCACGAACGTGCTCATCCTCACCACCACCTACGTGCTCGAGCACCTGTGGCTCACCCGCCACGAGGCCATGCGCCAGGTGATCTACGAGCGCATCGATCTCATCAAGCCCGAGAACCGGCAGCTGCTGCACGACGACCTGCACCAGCGGCTCGGCGTGAAGGTCTCGCGCGTGGAGATCGGCCGCATCGACCTGCTGCGCGACACCGTGCAGCTGCGCGTCTTCTACTACGACGATGAGCAGGGCGACCGGTCCTTCACGGAGCTGCGCGCCGACGATGGCGACGATTGA
- a CDS encoding DUF2851 family protein translates to MADGGAGPLVLLDPAFPYGEDLLQFIWEQGLYDRHALRTTDGRAVEVVKPGRIQRDSGPDLVDAQLRIDGQHWAGTVEVHLRSSEWNAHGHQRDPAYENVVLHVVYEHDAEVRTRSGAALPTVELFPRISTESIAVYRSLMRGQGAVPCAGRLAALDPARIGPWLERVLVERLERKTAAVEALYRDLRHDAAETVYHMLARAFGLKVNAEPFGMLAHALPLRVVLKHRDDALRTEALLFGQAGLLQVDFVDDYPRLLQQEHRVLAALHGLRPAPVAAWKFARMRPVNLPTVRIAQFAQLLMRCEGSFGELLGTDDAVQMRALLDVEAGGYWRERYVFDRPSALQPKRLGRAGADHLIINAIVPALFALGRLTGRPAQCDRALHLLEQLPAERNAVLTEWAGLGLPADSAGRGQALIELRTSYCQPRRCLACGIGQQLLRRTAP, encoded by the coding sequence ATGGCGGATGGCGGTGCCGGCCCCCTCGTGCTCCTCGACCCGGCCTTCCCGTATGGCGAGGACCTGCTCCAGTTCATCTGGGAGCAGGGCCTCTATGATCGGCATGCGCTGCGCACTACGGACGGCCGCGCGGTGGAGGTGGTGAAGCCGGGCCGTATCCAGCGCGACAGCGGCCCCGACCTGGTGGATGCGCAGCTGCGCATCGATGGCCAGCACTGGGCCGGCACGGTGGAGGTGCACCTGCGCTCCAGCGAGTGGAACGCGCACGGCCACCAGCGCGATCCGGCCTATGAGAACGTGGTGCTGCACGTGGTGTATGAGCACGATGCCGAGGTGCGCACGCGGTCGGGCGCGGCGTTGCCCACCGTGGAGCTCTTCCCGCGCATCTCCACCGAGAGCATCGCCGTGTACCGCTCCCTGATGCGCGGGCAGGGCGCGGTGCCCTGTGCCGGCCGGCTGGCAGCGCTGGACCCGGCCCGCATCGGCCCATGGCTGGAACGCGTGCTGGTGGAGCGGCTGGAGCGCAAGACCGCCGCGGTGGAGGCCCTATACCGGGACCTGCGCCATGATGCGGCGGAGACCGTGTACCACATGCTGGCGCGTGCCTTCGGCCTGAAGGTGAATGCCGAGCCCTTCGGCATGCTGGCGCACGCCCTCCCGCTGCGGGTGGTGCTCAAGCACCGCGACGATGCCCTGCGCACCGAGGCCCTGCTGTTCGGGCAGGCCGGCCTGCTGCAGGTCGATTTCGTGGATGACTACCCGCGCTTGCTGCAGCAGGAGCACCGCGTGCTGGCGGCCCTGCACGGGCTGCGACCGGCGCCCGTTGCCGCATGGAAGTTCGCGCGCATGCGGCCGGTGAACCTCCCCACGGTGCGGATCGCCCAGTTCGCGCAGCTGCTCATGCGCTGCGAGGGATCGTTCGGGGAGCTCCTCGGCACCGACGATGCCGTGCAGATGCGCGCGCTGCTGGATGTTGAGGCCGGCGGCTACTGGAGGGAGCGCTACGTGTTCGACAGGCCCAGCGCGCTGCAGCCGAAGCGCCTGGGCAGGGCCGGCGCCGACCACCTGATCATCAATGCCATCGTGCCCGCGCTCTTCGCCTTGGGGCGCCTCACCGGCCGGCCCGCCCAGTGCGACCGCGCCCTGCACCTGCTGGAGCAATTGCCGGCCGAGCGCAACGCGGTGCTGACGGAGTGGGCGGGGCTGGGCCTGCCGGCGGATTCGGCCGGCCGCGGGCAAGCGCTCATCGAGCTCCGCACGTCCTACTGCCAGCCGCGGCGATGCCTGGCCTGCGGCATCGGGCAGCAATTGCTGCGGCGCACCGCGCCCTGA
- a CDS encoding tail fiber domain-containing protein, producing the protein MRTKNWTRHLAWGVLGLVSQQAYPQVTVPNNNGLGGAFLGWNAGANQILEVRNDANQPIDWYTDAIRRMRLNPSWNTTIGAFPPQDASGYLGLCPTGTIWNGNPGPFSRLHLSDGTTPQQGSHRPWMRNGITLTGNRDHGYLGQKANGADNTDMVLHWSDNPGVNFKDRLRFIFTSAYTGVLPYGAQSQEGLEAMRIFPARSDQAFVGIGDYYAGNLLSGGAITEPEERLEVLNRTIRLRRLIPDYNNDTITRVLVVDTTGRIHWRRISTFPVTTGGSGCTWGYGSGPGALNMYIASQFNPLGCPGDHNTVGIGAGANTEKLLVQHHDPVGSGITTAAKFDIQGTLPGNAILRGVEAVVIGGSQGNHGVYSLAWNATGENACYFAHNRIKESTANLFNYGMKADIIVENGSTSAETYGAKLDVGTGDAATQLFGVRATLDAPYADTTVYAFYASVLHPGVQWAGWFNGRVFAQATYGLSDQAVKTGVADADVTAVSDALAALPVHTYAYNQEQFPELGLPGGQHTGVLAHEMEQLFPELVTNATVPAELDSTGGVVRPARSFKAVNLTGLVPHLVAGYQASSQRMQALEEQVAAQSAQLAQLAAQLAACCAAGPTDADQRSGAADERLSPAQERLLRIAPNPFADRTTLYCTLERAGRMQLLANSADGRDLRVLAEGQREAGEFQLEWSTAHLAPGMYYVTLLLDGEPVVKRAVKVGR; encoded by the coding sequence ATGAGAACGAAGAACTGGACGAGGCACCTGGCTTGGGGTGTGCTCGGGCTTGTGAGTCAACAGGCTTATCCACAAGTGACCGTACCCAACAACAACGGGCTAGGTGGCGCATTCTTGGGCTGGAACGCCGGTGCGAACCAGATCCTGGAGGTAAGGAACGATGCGAACCAGCCGATCGATTGGTACACGGATGCCATTCGGCGGATGCGCTTGAATCCCTCGTGGAACACAACCATCGGTGCCTTCCCCCCACAGGATGCGAGCGGCTACCTGGGCCTCTGCCCCACGGGTACGATCTGGAATGGCAATCCGGGCCCCTTCAGCCGCCTGCATTTGAGCGATGGCACCACGCCGCAGCAGGGCAGCCACCGGCCATGGATGCGCAACGGGATCACCCTCACGGGCAACCGCGATCACGGCTACCTGGGGCAGAAGGCGAACGGGGCTGACAATACGGACATGGTGCTGCATTGGAGCGACAACCCGGGGGTGAACTTCAAGGACCGCTTGCGGTTCATCTTCACCAGCGCGTACACGGGCGTGCTTCCCTATGGGGCACAGAGCCAGGAGGGCCTGGAGGCCATGCGGATCTTCCCGGCCCGGTCGGACCAGGCCTTCGTGGGCATCGGTGATTACTATGCGGGCAACCTGCTCAGCGGGGGCGCCATCACCGAGCCGGAGGAGCGGCTGGAGGTGCTCAACCGCACGATCCGCCTCCGGAGGCTGATACCCGATTACAACAACGACACGATCACGCGTGTGCTGGTGGTGGATACCACCGGCCGGATCCACTGGCGCCGCATCTCCACCTTCCCGGTCACCACCGGCGGCTCCGGTTGCACGTGGGGCTACGGTAGCGGCCCTGGGGCGCTCAACATGTACATCGCTTCGCAGTTCAATCCGCTGGGCTGCCCTGGCGACCACAACACGGTGGGCATCGGCGCCGGTGCGAATACGGAGAAGCTCCTGGTGCAGCACCATGATCCGGTTGGCTCCGGCATCACCACGGCGGCCAAGTTCGATATACAGGGCACCTTGCCCGGGAACGCCATCCTGCGGGGCGTGGAGGCCGTGGTCATCGGCGGCAGCCAGGGCAATCACGGGGTGTATTCGCTCGCTTGGAATGCAACCGGCGAGAACGCCTGCTACTTCGCTCATAACCGCATCAAGGAATCCACCGCCAACCTGTTCAATTACGGAATGAAGGCGGACATCATCGTGGAGAACGGGTCCACCAGCGCTGAAACCTACGGCGCCAAGCTGGACGTGGGCACGGGCGATGCGGCCACCCAGCTCTTCGGCGTGCGGGCCACATTGGATGCGCCTTACGCCGACACCACCGTCTATGCGTTCTATGCCAGTGTGCTGCACCCGGGGGTGCAATGGGCGGGCTGGTTCAATGGCCGGGTGTTCGCGCAAGCCACCTACGGGCTATCGGACCAGGCGGTGAAGACGGGCGTGGCCGATGCGGATGTGACGGCGGTCTCCGACGCTCTGGCAGCCTTGCCAGTGCACACGTACGCGTACAACCAGGAGCAATTCCCTGAGCTGGGCCTGCCCGGCGGCCAGCACACAGGCGTGCTGGCGCATGAGATGGAGCAGTTGTTCCCGGAGCTGGTGACGAATGCCACGGTTCCGGCTGAGCTGGACTCCACAGGCGGCGTGGTGAGGCCGGCCCGCTCCTTCAAGGCGGTCAACCTAACGGGCCTGGTGCCCCACCTTGTGGCAGGTTATCAGGCCAGCAGCCAGCGCATGCAGGCGCTGGAGGAGCAGGTGGCCGCTCAATCGGCCCAGCTCGCGCAGCTTGCGGCCCAGTTGGCCGCCTGCTGCGCAGCCGGCCCCACGGACGCGGATCAGCGCTCAGGCGCTGCGGATGAGCGGCTGAGCCCCGCCCAGGAGCGCCTGCTGCGCATCGCGCCCAACCCCTTCGCCGACCGCACCACGCTCTATTGCACCCTGGAGCGCGCGGGCCGCATGCAGCTGCTGGCCAACAGCGCCGATGGCCGCGACCTGCGGGTGCTGGCGGAAGGCCAGCGTGAAGCCGGTGAATTCCAGCTGGAGTGGAGCACCGCCCACCTGGCGCCCGGCATGTACTATGTGACCCTGCTCCTCGACGGGGAGCCTGTGGTGAAGCGGGCGGTGAAGGTTGGGCGGTAG
- a CDS encoding T9SS type A sorting domain-containing protein, with protein sequence MNSASTHGHSRRIKLLPALALAVFCTPSSTHAQNLVPNPGFEETDSCTFGLGLGALHHWYSAYLTPDHLQSCQPYGVANGLPLNILTFQQPFEGNSCGGIITYDGHTGQEQREWLMVPLLSTLVQGQTYYCSFRANAAYGGNGWNPVNWLASNNPGMLFTTYDRRWLWGDPYPAALNQAHILYPQILSDTVGWTLVSGSFVADSAYSYLMLGNFFSNALTDTLHLAPNVPEWGRFSYTLVDAVCVSPDPDGCERSQGMEELGAGVPFVYPNPASDVLVISNAAGRDAVVLDMLGKRVWSGRTQHDRFGLDVGAWARGAYVLQVHGARSVQVVKFVLAE encoded by the coding sequence ATGAACTCCGCTAGCACACATGGTCATTCCAGGCGCATCAAGCTCCTTCCGGCCTTGGCATTGGCGGTGTTCTGCACACCTTCCAGCACGCACGCCCAGAACCTTGTACCCAACCCTGGGTTCGAGGAGACCGATAGCTGCACCTTCGGGCTGGGCTTGGGTGCCCTTCACCACTGGTACAGTGCCTACTTGACGCCGGACCACCTGCAAAGTTGCCAACCTTATGGTGTTGCCAATGGCTTACCCCTCAACATCCTCACCTTTCAGCAACCGTTTGAGGGGAATTCCTGCGGAGGGATCATCACCTACGATGGGCATACCGGACAAGAGCAGCGCGAATGGCTGATGGTGCCCTTGCTGAGCACCTTGGTTCAAGGACAGACCTACTACTGCAGCTTCCGAGCGAATGCGGCATACGGCGGGAATGGATGGAACCCGGTAAACTGGCTGGCCAGCAATAATCCGGGCATGCTCTTCACCACCTACGATCGGCGCTGGCTCTGGGGCGATCCCTATCCTGCGGCCTTGAACCAGGCGCACATCCTGTATCCGCAGATACTGAGCGATACGGTGGGATGGACCCTGGTGAGCGGCAGCTTCGTGGCTGACAGCGCTTACTCCTACCTGATGCTCGGCAACTTCTTCAGCAATGCACTCACCGATACGCTTCATCTTGCTCCGAACGTACCCGAGTGGGGGAGGTTTAGTTACACGCTGGTGGATGCGGTGTGTGTTTCACCCGATCCGGATGGATGCGAGCGAAGCCAGGGCATGGAGGAGTTGGGCGCAGGAGTCCCTTTCGTGTATCCGAATCCGGCCAGTGATGTACTGGTGATTAGTAACGCTGCCGGGCGCGATGCGGTGGTGCTGGACATGCTGGGGAAACGGGTATGGAGCGGCAGGACGCAGCATGATCGATTCGGGTTGGATGTGGGGGCCTGGGCGCGCGGTGCGTACGTATTGCAGGTGCATGGAGCACGAAGTGTGCAGGTCGTGAAGTTCGTATTGGCCGAATAG